The Vitis vinifera cultivar Pinot Noir 40024 chromosome 8, ASM3070453v1 genome segment AATCTTGGCGATCTTCGCAGTCTGCCATGCTGAAATCTTTGCATCCACCTCCTCCTTCTTCACCCTCTGCACAGACACCTCACTGTGACTACTCGTAGTCGAAAGCCCACCTGCACCTGCAGCCACATGTCTTGGAGACGGGACAGGGTCCAACAAACTAGTGTCCGGCACGATAGCCAACGGGTTCGTCTCCTCCGGCATCTCCTCCTCCCCAATCCTACCCAAGTTGTTTCCGGCACccccaccatcattttcattacCATTGTTCCCAATAGCCGACCCTGCCATATTCAGTAGTGCATTGAATTCCCTGCTCATGCTTGTAAAATTCTCACTTGAAGCTCCTTCGCTTGTTGTAGATAAGGAAGAGGACCGATGGCTGCTAGTCTCCCAAGCCTCTCTTCTACGGCCACGGCTAACctgtggaggaggaggagggggaGGTGGGGTTAGAGCATGGATGTCTCTGATCTCTTCATCGTCATGGTCCTCGTCTCCATTGCTGGTAGAAGCTCTGTAATCAATACTCAACATAGCAGAAAGACTGGGTATGCGTTGCAATAGTCGTGATGGAGGGAAGGCGAAAGAGTAAAGTGTTTGATCACTAGTCTAATATTTTTGCTCTGTTAGTATGAGCCACATACACACCATGAAGAAGAGAGGAAGAAGAATTCTCCAAGGAAAAGGTGAAGTGAAAATGGACAACGTAAATAGACCTGATGTGAGAGTGAGATGAGACTTTAGTTTTGTTTAAGTGCCCTTCTCCTTTTTTATATCTTGGTTTTGCCCTGGTTTATGTTTCATATTTCATTTCaccttctttatttttaaaatatagagtTTTACTTAAATCGGGTTGCCCGTGCTTTTAAAAAGTACTTTTAtcttaagaagaaaaattaagatatttggtaaaatttatttaacatttttaaaaaattaaaaaatcacttataatgaaACTTTGATGgttgattctcttaaaaatatttttactaaaatcatttaaaagataattattctCAAATACATTCTTAAAGtggtttttgtttaaaatttatttttttatgtttagctTTTAGAAAATAGAGATAAAAAAttgtaaggaataaaaaatggattaaaaattaataaattatttttatataagaaaattatgaagtaataaaaaagaaggaaaataaaaattgatttaaaattaatttttatatattttttaaagtcatttaactttatttaatatgattattaagtAACTTggcaatatataaaattttaattatattttttatgataaatctgtttaaattatttttctttagcctttataattctttaaaatcattaattatttttttttcaaaatttatttgttttgctaTATAATACATTATAATATGCGCtcataaagtattttttattttttatttatctaaataCAAGTTaatcatctaattttttttttaagaaattaaatgtaAACGAAATtctgtttaaaaaattaaatataaaaatatatatttcaatttattatcTATGTAAAGTACTATGagcttttttaaaatattccaaaaaaatatctcaaaatatttaattttttttttctaaaataatatgtttattGAACAAatccttgaaattttttttattaaacatttatgaaatgtattttctaaattggataattattttttattctaaaaaatataaaactattttcaataataaaaccTTTACTTTTTATTCATATGCCCCATGTATTTCATAATTCTCCTTTTCTAATTTCAGATAAGTACAAATaggaagataaaaagaaaaccaGAAAAATTTTGGgagtaaaaagaaaatataggaaCGCCAAAGGACTGAGACTCGAATATAGAAAACAGAGAGACACCACCGCAAAATCTCCGCTCCAATTTTTAACTCTACACGGAGAGTGTCGGCCGAAAGATTTTGGAGGGCCCCACCAGGGTTAGGTATTGCGACTGGACCGTGGAACATCCAAACACGTGTCGGGGCAAGACCGTCATTTTTCCTTAAGTAACCAAACGTGGCATAACCTGATAGGCTAGTGTCGCATCATAGGAGCTACGTGGGCACAGCCCATGCAGTCGCTGACGAAATTCCCTCATATGGCGGGCACGTGTAGGGCTGGCGGCAGGTTTCCCAGATGCCCACGTCTCACGTGATAATAAATAGTATAAAATTCTTAATAAAGTATGATTATCTATTCATGAGAAACGATTATTGTAAGTCGTTTGTGGTTCTTAAGGATCCAACGGGGCGTGTACACATGTCCAAAGGGCTTATTCATGATGTAATGGATGTTGGGAAGTGGAATAAGAAATGTGAGTGGATGTTGTTTGTTAGGGGTGTTGGCCAATTACATGGAAATTGATAGGT includes the following:
- the LOC104880107 gene encoding remorin 4.1, producing MLSIDYRASTSNGDEDHDDEEIRDIHALTPPPPPPPPQVSRGRRREAWETSSHRSSSLSTTSEGASSENFTSMSREFNALLNMAGSAIGNNGNENDGGGAGNNLGRIGEEEMPEETNPLAIVPDTSLLDPVPSPRHVAAGAGGLSTTSSHSEVSVQRVKKEEVDAKISAWQTAKIAKINNRFKREDAIINGWESEEVQKTTSWMKKVERKLEEKRARALEKMQNDVAKAHRKAEERRASAEAKRGTKVARVLELANLMRAVGRAPVKRSIF